A genomic window from Motacilla alba alba isolate MOTALB_02 chromosome 2, Motacilla_alba_V1.0_pri, whole genome shotgun sequence includes:
- the ABCF2 gene encoding ATP-binding cassette sub-family F member 2: protein MPSDLAKKKAAKKKEAAKARQRPRRVADENGDAGTEPQEVRPPEANGTVLPEVDALTKELEDFELKKAAARAVTGVLASHPNSTDVHIINLSLTFHGQELLSDTKLELNSGRRYGLIGLNGIGKSMLLSAIGKREVPIPEHIDIYHLTREMPPSDKTPLQCVMEVDTERAMLEREAERLAHEDAECEKLLELYERLEELDADKAEARASRILHGLGFTPAMQRKKLKDFSGGWRMRVALARALFIRPFMLLLDEPTNHLDLDACVWLEEELKTFKRILVLISHSQDFLNGVCTNIIHMHNRKLKYYTGNYDQYVKTRLELEENQMKRFHWEQDQIAHMKNYIARFGHGSAKLARQAQSKEKTLQKMMASGLTERVVNDKTLSFYFPPCGKIPPPVIMVQNVSFRYTKDGPWIYNNLEFGIDLDTRVALVGPNGAGKSTLLKLLTGELLPTDGMIRKHSHVKIGRYHQHLQEQLDLDLSPLEYMLKCYPEIKEKEEMRKIIGRYGLTGKQQVSPIRNLSDGQKCRVCFAWLAWQNPHMLFLDEPTNHLDIETIDALADAINEFEGGMMLVSHDFRLIQQVAQEIWVCEKQTITKWQGDILAYKEHLKSKLVDEDPQLTKRTHNV, encoded by the exons AGGTGGATGCTCTTACAAAGGAGCTGGAGGATTTTGAGTTAAAGAAAGCTGCTGCCCGAGCCGTGACAGGAGTGCTGGCGTCCCACCCCAACAGCACTGATGTGCATATCATCAACCTCTCACTGACCTTccatggccaggagctgctgagtgaCACCAAACTGGAGCTGAACTCTGGGAGGCGCTATGGCCTGATTGGACTCAATGGGATTG GGAAATCCATGCTTTTGTCAGCTATTGGGAAGAGAGAAGtgcccatcccagagcacattgACATCTATCACCTGACCCGAGAGATGCCTCCCAGTGACAAGACCCCTCTGCAGTGTGTGATGGAGGTGGATACAGAGAGGGCCATGCTGGAGCGAGAAGCGGAGCGTTTAGCTCATGAAGACG CGGAATGTGAGAAACTCTTGGAGTTATATGAAcgcctggaggagctggatgcTGATAAGGCAGAAGCACGGGCCTCACGTATCCTTCACGGCTTGGGGTTCACGCCAGCCatgcagaggaagaagctgaaggACTTTAGTGGGGGCTGGCGAATGAGGGTGGCTCTTGCCAG AGCACTCTTCATTCGGCCTTTTATGCTGCTGCTCGATGAGCCCACAAACCACCTTGACCTGGATGCCTGTGTGTGGTTGGAGGAAGAGCTGAAAAC GTTCAAGCGGATTCTTGTGCTGATATCCCACTCCCAGGACTTCCTGAATGGTGTCTGCACCAACATCATCCACATGCACAACCGCAAACTGAAGTACTACACG GGAAATTATGATCAGTATGTAAAGACTCGCTTAGAACtagaagaaaatcaaatgaaGCGATTCCACTGGGAGCAAGATCAGATCGCTCACATGAAG AATTACATTGCACGATTTGGCCATGGTAGTGCGAAGCTGGCCAGGCAAGCTCAGAGCAAGGAGAAGACCCTTCAAAAAATGATGGCTTCTGGCTTGACAGAGAGAGTTGTGAATGATAAG ACTTTATCGTTCTACTTTCCACCCTGTGGGAAAATTCCCCCTCCCGTCATCATGGTGCAGAATGTCAGCTTCAGATACACCAAGGATGGG CCATGGATCTACAATAATCTGGAGTTTGGGATCGACCTGGATACTCGTGTAGCTCTTGTTGGACCCAATGGAGCTGGAAAGTCAACACTGCTGAAGCTGCTCACAGGAGAG ctgctgcccacagatGGGATGATTCGCAAGCACTCGCATGTGAAGATCGGTAGATACCACCAG caCTTGCAAGAGCAGTTGGACTTAGACCTCTCACCGTTGGAGTACATGCTGAAATGCTACCCAGAGAtcaaggagaaggaggagatgaGGAAAATCATTGGCAGATACGGTTTgacagggaagcagcag GTGAGCCCCATCAGGAACCTCTCTGACGGGCAGAAGTGCCGTGTGTGCTTTGCCTGGCTGGCCTGGCAGAACCCTCACATGCTCTTCCTGGACGAGCCCACCAACCACCTGGACATAGAAACCATAGATGCTCTGGCAGATGCTATCAATGAGTTCGAGGGAGGAATGATGCTTGTCAGCCACGACTTCAGACTCATCCAGCAG GTCGCTCAGGAGATCTGGGTCTGTGAGAAGCAGACAATCACCAAGTGGCAAGGGGACATCCTTGCCTACAAGGAGCATCTCAAGTCGAAGCTGGTGGATGAGGACCCGCAGCTCACCAAACGGACCCACAACGTGTGA
- the LOC119698222 gene encoding late histone H2B.L4 — protein sequence MGPEPLKKHGHGTASGEKRSKRKPKRKEAFSVYIYKVLKQVHPDLAISSKAMSIMNSFVTDMLERLAGEASRLAQYGRRATLTSREVQTAVRLLLPGELAKHAVSEGTKAVTKYTTGK from the exons ATGGGCCCAGAACCTTTGAAGAAACATGGTCATGGTACtgcttctggggaaaaaagatcTAAAAGGAAGccaaagagaaaggaagcatTTTCAGTCTACATTTACAAAGTACTGAAGCAG GTGCACCCCGACCTCGCCATCTCCTCCAAGGCCATGAGCATCATGAACTCCTTTGTCACGGACATGCTGGAGCGCCTGGCGGGCGAGGCCTCGCGCCTGGCGCAGTACGGGCGCCGCGCCACGCTGACCAGCCGCGAGGTGCAGACGGCCgtgcggctgctgctgcccggggagctGGCCAAGCACGCCGTCTCCGAGGGCACCAAGGCTGTCACCAAGTACACCACCGGCAAGTGA